The following is a genomic window from Chthoniobacterales bacterium.
CCGCGGAGAAGGCCGGCGTGAAATCGGGCGACATCATTGCCGCCGTCAACGGTACGCGGGTCTATCACGTGCTTACCCTCATCGACGAAATCGAGAAGCATCCGACCGATGAGCTAACGCTCGATGTCCGGCGCGGCACGGAACTTCTGCAAGTGAAAATGCGTCCGGTCCCGATCGAAGAAGATGGTGTCACCAAGCCGCGGATCGGGATTGGCTGGGACGATGGTGGACAGCTTTCGCTCTCGCACCCCGATCCGGTAGAACAGGTGTACAACAGCATTACGAGCACGCTCCAGACTATCGGCGCGGTCGCCTCGCCGAAGTCCGATGTAAAACTCCAGCACATGAGCGGGCCAATCATGATCGTGAGGATTTATTATTTGCTCTTCGAAAGCGACAACGGCTGGAAGCTGGCCCTCTGGTTCAGCGTGATCCTCAACGTGAACCTGGCGATCCTCAATATGTTGCCCATTCCCGTGCTCGATGGCGGGCACATCGTTCTGGCGGTGATTGAAGGCGTCCGCCGGAAGCCGGTGAACATGAAAATTCTCGAGTGGGTCCAAACGGCCTGCGCCACTCTGATCATCGGCTACATGCTTTATATCAGTTTCTTCGATATCGGAGATTTGTTTGGCAAAGGCAGCGATCGAAAAGGGCCGAGAAAAGAATCCGTGGAGCCGGCTAAGGCCGCTCCCACGCCGTAACCGCGCTGCGGGCTGGAATTCTGGCCGGAGCCAGCCGATGCTGGGAACATGGACCCTGCCCTGACCACTACGGCGTTCGAGCTCAACGGCTACCGCGTTGTCAAAACCTTTGGAGTCGTGCGAGGAATTATTGTTCGTTCCCGCTCGATTTTCGGCACGATTGGCGCCGGCTTGCAAACGCTCGTGGGCGGCAACATTTCGATTTTCACAGATCTCTGTGAGCAAACCCGGCGAGACGCGCTCGACCGCATGCTGCAACACGCCGCAGCGTTGGGCGCAAACGCGGTGATTGGTCTGCGCTACGACGCTACCGAGATCATGCAGGGAGTTACCGAAGTTCTTTGTTACGGGACTGCGGTTTTCGTCGAACCGGCTGCGTGAACTACTGCGAGAGTCCGTATCGCTATCAGCGGCGCGCGACCCGCGAGGTGATGGTCGGCCGCGTCGGGATCGGGGGAGCGAACCCGATCCGGGTGCAATCGATGATCACGTGCGACACGATGGACACGGAGGCGTCCATCGCGCAGACGATCGAGCTGGCCGAGACGGGTTGCGAGATTGTTCGGATCACTGCGCCGACGGTGAAGGACGCCGCGAACCTGGCGCATATCGTCCGTGGTTTGCGCGACCGCGGCTGCGACGTCCCGATCGTGGCGGACATTCATTTCAAACCGGAGGCCGCCCTCGAGGCCGCGAAGTGGGTCGAAAAAGTTCGAATCAATCCCGGTAATTACGCGGACTCGAAAAAGTTCAAGATCCTGGAATACACCGATGAGCAGTATGCCGCGGAACTGGAGCGTATTCGGGAACGCTTTACCCCTCTCGTCAAACTCTGCCGGGAACTGGGCCGGGCGATGCGGATTGGAACGAACCACGGCTCGCTCTCCGATCGGATCATGAACCGCTACGGCGATACGCCGCTCGGGATGGTCGAAAGCGCGCTCGAATTCGCCCGGATCGCGCGCGATCTCGATTACCACGCGTTCGTCTTCTCGATGAAGTCGAGCAACCCCAAGGTGATGATCAACGCCTATCGGCTCCTGGTCGCCCGGCTCCGCGAAGAGGGAGCTGATTGGAATTACCCGATTCACCTCGGCGTCACGGAAGCCGGGGACGGGGAGGATGCGCGGATCAAGAGCGCGATCGGAATCGGGTCGCTCTTACGCGACGGGATTGGCGACACGATTCGGGTATCGCTGACCGAGGACAGTATTCATGAGATCCCAGTGGCGCGCGCGCTGGTCACGATGATCGCGACCAACGCGCGAAGCTCCAAATCCCAAACCCCAAGCTCCAAGGAAGATTTGTCGTTCGATCCATTTTCGTACTCGAAACGGCCGACCGAGACTATCGAGCGGGATGGTGTTCGGCTCGGCGGGGAAGAGCTGATTCGGGTCGTGGTCAGACAGGAGAACTTCGACAAGGTGGCGCACAAGATCGACCGGCTTGGGGATTACAAACCGGAGATCGTTTTCGAAAAAGCGAGGATTCAGGAGGTCGATCCGCGCGACGACAACGCGTTGTCCGTCCTGAATGAAAAGAACGAAGCGCAGTTGGTCACGGTCCGTGATGACGTTGATCTGCCCGTCATCGTGGCGTTTCGCTTGCTGGCCGCGAAACTCGCGCCTCGACACCCCATCCTGTTGAAGGATGAATTTGAAAAGGAACCAGGACGAGAATTTTTGCCGACATTGCTGAGCGCTGCCACCAACGTCGGATCGTTGCTTTGCGATGGGATCGGCGACGCCGTGCTTGTGCAGGGGGAAGAAGCGCCCGGGCAGGCGTTGCGCTTGAGCTACAACATTCTCCAGGCTGCCGGCTCGCGCATTTTCAAAACCGATTATGTGGCTTGCCCATCCTGTGGGCGGACATTGTTCAACCTGCAAACAACGACCGCGCGCATCAAAGCGGCGACCTCACATTTAAAAGGCGTGAAGATCGCGATCATGGGGTGCATCGTTAATGGGCCCGGGGAAATGGCGGACGCGGATTTCGGCTACGTGGGAGGCGCGCCCGGCAAAGTAAACCTCTATGTCGGCAAAACCGCGGTGAAATTTAACATTCCGGAAGCCGAGGCGGTGGAGCGGTTGCAGGATTTGATTCGCGACCATGGAAAATGGGTGGAACCCGCGGAGGTTGCGCCCGCTTTGGCCTAGCTGCCGGGAGCGCCTTTGAGAGGCCTTCCGCCCCGCGGCAAGGAGGCGCTTGGCAATCCCGGGAACGCAGCTATCTGTTTAGGCTATGAAAACGACCCTGGTTATGATGGCGCTGGTCTGCGCCTTTTTAGGAGGAGCCTGTTCCCAAAAAGATGAAACAGCGGAAGCTGCCAAGGCGACTCCTGCGCCGAATTTGAAGGCAGACGCCGAACGTCTCCAGCAGGCCACTGCGAAAGCCGCCGAAGAGCGAAGACGCGCGGCGGAATCTCCGACGGGCACTCCGTCTCAAAACTGATACCTGGCTTCGGCCAGTCATCGCGGGCGTCGTCATGCCGGGACAAAGAGTTTGTCTCTCGACGAGGGCCGCCTCATAATGAGGCTCCGGCCGAGCTGCTTGCTGAAGGAATAAGGTAGCCACAAGATACGCCTTTTTTCTGCGGTAGGTCAGCCGCAGCCGGAGTTTCATTATGCGCCGCACCCGTCTGACACTCCTTTTCCTTCTCGGTTCGGTCTCGGCACTTTTTTTAATCCTGAGTTTCACGCCCTTCGCGGGAGGAGCGAGCAAAGCGCTTCCCGGCAAGCTTCCTAACGCGGATGCGGAACAGGAATCGGATCCGGATTTGCCGCCGGGAATGGCGGGGAAAATCGACAAGGAAACGTACCTTCGCCGGCGCGCCGAGCAGTTGGATATGCTCCGGGGTCGGCCCTACAATTTACCTTACGACCCCCGCGAGCGGGCCATAAAGGAGATGGAGCGGCAGGAGGCCGCGCAGAAACAGG
Proteins encoded in this region:
- a CDS encoding YbjQ family protein; protein product: MDPALTTTAFELNGYRVVKTFGVVRGIIVRSRSIFGTIGAGLQTLVGGNISIFTDLCEQTRRDALDRMLQHAAALGANAVIGLRYDATEIMQGVTEVLCYGTAVFVEPAA
- the ispG gene encoding (E)-4-hydroxy-3-methylbut-2-enyl-diphosphate synthase, whose protein sequence is MNYCESPYRYQRRATREVMVGRVGIGGANPIRVQSMITCDTMDTEASIAQTIELAETGCEIVRITAPTVKDAANLAHIVRGLRDRGCDVPIVADIHFKPEAALEAAKWVEKVRINPGNYADSKKFKILEYTDEQYAAELERIRERFTPLVKLCRELGRAMRIGTNHGSLSDRIMNRYGDTPLGMVESALEFARIARDLDYHAFVFSMKSSNPKVMINAYRLLVARLREEGADWNYPIHLGVTEAGDGEDARIKSAIGIGSLLRDGIGDTIRVSLTEDSIHEIPVARALVTMIATNARSSKSQTPSSKEDLSFDPFSYSKRPTETIERDGVRLGGEELIRVVVRQENFDKVAHKIDRLGDYKPEIVFEKARIQEVDPRDDNALSVLNEKNEAQLVTVRDDVDLPVIVAFRLLAAKLAPRHPILLKDEFEKEPGREFLPTLLSAATNVGSLLCDGIGDAVLVQGEEAPGQALRLSYNILQAAGSRIFKTDYVACPSCGRTLFNLQTTTARIKAATSHLKGVKIAIMGCIVNGPGEMADADFGYVGGAPGKVNLYVGKTAVKFNIPEAEAVERLQDLIRDHGKWVEPAEVAPALA